A DNA window from Zingiber officinale cultivar Zhangliang chromosome 3A, Zo_v1.1, whole genome shotgun sequence contains the following coding sequences:
- the LOC122052956 gene encoding flowering-promoting factor 1-like protein 3, with translation MSGVWVFKNGVVRLENPGGSGEGSSGGGGGGGSSRRRKVLVHLPTEEVISSHEVLERYLRELGWEHYPSTPELIQYHRRSSVHLISLPRDFSRVSSVHMYDIVVKCRNVFEVRDA, from the coding sequence ATGTCGGGAGTGTGGGTGTTCAAGAACGGGGTGGTGCGGCTGGAGAACCCCGGAGGCAGTGGAGAGGGAAgcagcggaggaggaggaggaggaggcagcAGTCGGCGGCGGAAGGTGTTGGTCCACCTGCCGACGGAGGAGGTGATTTCGTCGCACGAGGTGCTGGAGAGGTATCTGAGGGAGCTCGGGTGGGAGCACTACCCCAGCACGCCCGAACTCATCCAGTACCACCGGCGCTCCTCCGTCCACCTCATCTCCCTCCCCAGGGACTTCTCCCGCGTCTCCTCCGTCCACATGTACGACATTGTCGTCAAGTGCAGGAACGTCTTCGAGGTGCGTGATGCATGA
- the LOC122052955 gene encoding uncharacterized protein LOC122052955: MPQPPMLQPQIPLMAAPVPRHSSNLGDLKSQIFKRLGQEQAQQYFSYLNHFLLQKLSKREFNKLCILTLGHENIPLHNQLIRLIFHNACHAKERSYDKFPQILLMKKSSQVDDILAFSQDPNAKQQTAFDCDMLQKLPHKISHGTENYWIKDHSSNLGQNGMVEISDVAVFSENGDSKGSMQKQYCGAYELPPKRARIQQTSLRKQVSLDRKFIAGVVPLVHKHGKNYRIDMDFFKAPIQAPLGIHLCSERIGGAKRSRFSSGSGTCNSFCSSYDYSALYPTEALKKRIEKITQAQGLERVTLDCANLLNMALDAYLKRLIRSCVELVGERNSHLPVKQQIHNLPPHSMSYSSGRVGNNTQVQGSIGASEGKHVLNMLDFKVVMELNPQLLGEDWPLLLEKFCLH, from the coding sequence ATGCCGCAGCCTCCAATGCTGCAGCCGCAGATACCGCTGATGGCAGCACCAGTGCCGAGGCATTCGAGTAATCTTGGTGACCTGAAATCGCAGATATTCAAGCGGCTTGGTCAGGAGCAGGCGCAACAGTACTTCAGCTATTTGAATCATTTTCTGTTACAAAAGCTGAGCAAGCGAGAGTTTAACAAGCTTTGCATTTTGACACTTGGCCATGAGAATATACCTTTGCACAATCAGTTAATTCGTTTGATCTTTCACAATGCCTGTCATGCCAAAGAACGTAGTTATGATAAGTTCCCACAAATTTTGTTAATGAAGAAATCATCTCAAGTAGATGATATACTTGCTTTTTCACAAGATCCAAATGCAAAGCAGCAAACTGCGtttgattgtgatatgttgcagaAACTGCCCCACAAGATCAGTCATGGAACCGAAAATTATTGGATCAAAGATCACTCCAGTAACCTTGGACAAAATGGGATGGTGGAAATCTCGGATGTCGCGGTTTTCAGTGAGAATGGCGATTCAAAAGGATCAATGCAGAAGCAATATTGTGGGGCTTATGAGCTTCCACCAAAGAGAGCAAGAATCCAACAAACATCTCTAAGGAAACAGGTTTCCTTAGACAGGAAGTTTATTGCTGGAGTAGTTCCCTTGGTACATAAACATGGCAAGAACTACAGAATTGATATGGATTTTTTTAAGGCGCCAATTCAAGCTCCACTTGGAATTCATTTATGTTCAGAAAGGATTGGTGGGGCTAAAAGGTCACGGTTTTCATCAGGTAGTGGTACATGTAATAGCTTTTGTAGTAGTTATGATTATAGTGCACTGTATCCAACTGAGGCATTGAAGAAGAGAATTGAGAAAATAACTCAGGCACAGGGCTTGGAACGAGTCACACTGGACTGTGCCAACTTGTTGAATATGGCATTGGATGCATATTTGAAGCGGCTGATTAGGTCATGCGTTGAGCTAGTAGGAGAAAGAAATAGTCATTTACCTGTAAAGCAGCAAATTCACAATCTGCCTCCTCATTCAATGTCTTATTCTAGTGGTCGGGTAGGAAATAACACCCAAGTACAAGGTAGCATTGGGGCTTCAGAAGGCAAACATGTGTTGAATATGCTGGACTTTAAGGTAGTGATGGAGCTAAACCCACAACTACTTGGGGAGGATTGGCCCTTGCTCCTTGAGAAATTTTGTCTTCATTAA